The following are from one region of the Cytobacillus firmus genome:
- the hslV gene encoding ATP-dependent protease subunit HslV, with protein MSEFHATTIFAVHHNGECAMSGDGQVTFGNAVVMKHTARKVRKLFNGKVLAGFAGSVADAFTLFEMFEGKLEEYNGNLERAAVELAKEWRSDKVLRKLEAMLIVMNKDSLLLISGTGEVIEPDDGILAIGSGGNYALAAGRSLKRFAGEHLSAKEIAKASLEMAAEICVYTNHNIIVEEL; from the coding sequence ATGTCCGAATTTCATGCAACAACAATATTTGCTGTGCATCATAATGGAGAATGTGCAATGTCTGGCGACGGCCAGGTTACCTTTGGAAATGCAGTTGTAATGAAACACACTGCAAGAAAAGTCAGAAAGCTTTTTAACGGGAAGGTGCTTGCTGGATTTGCAGGCTCAGTAGCCGATGCATTTACGTTATTCGAAATGTTTGAAGGAAAGTTAGAAGAGTATAATGGCAACCTTGAGAGAGCAGCTGTAGAGCTTGCAAAAGAATGGAGAAGCGACAAGGTTTTGCGAAAGCTTGAAGCAATGCTTATCGTTATGAATAAGGATAGCCTGCTTCTTATCTCCGGTACAGGTGAAGTTATCGAGCCGGATGATGGAATTCTGGCTATTGGATCAGGAGGCAATTATGCGCTTGCAGCCGGACGTTCTTTAAAAAGGTTCGCAGGCGAACACTTGTCAGCAAAAGAAATTGCCAAGGCTTCACTTGAAATGGCTGCCGAAATATGTGTATATACAAACCACAATATCATTGTGGAAGAACTCTAA
- the xerC gene encoding tyrosine recombinase XerC: MSENVNVSLKLFIEYLQIEKNYSQYTIEHYQHDISEFFMFMSEQAISDLTKVEYQDVRIYLTNLFERKMSRKSVARKISSLRSFLKFLLREEIVAENPFALVSIPKAQKKLPEFFYEEEMKQLFDACDSSTSLGQRNKALLELLYATGIRVSECSQIRLKDLDMHLSTVLVRGKGSKERYVPFGSFAQDAIDTYINHGRKELLANGNVQENLFLNARGGPLTARGIRTILDRIIEKSSLTGKIHPHMLRHTFATHLMANGADMRTVQELLGHAFLSSTQVYTHVTNEYLKKTYMAHHPRA, from the coding sequence ATGTCTGAAAATGTGAACGTTTCTTTAAAGTTGTTTATTGAATATTTACAAATCGAGAAAAATTATTCACAATATACTATTGAACATTACCAGCATGATATAAGTGAGTTCTTTATGTTCATGTCTGAACAAGCGATTTCAGATTTAACAAAAGTCGAGTATCAGGATGTCAGGATATATCTTACTAATCTTTTTGAAAGAAAGATGTCACGCAAGTCTGTTGCCAGAAAGATATCAAGCCTAAGGAGCTTTTTAAAATTTTTGCTAAGAGAAGAGATAGTCGCTGAGAATCCTTTCGCACTTGTTTCCATTCCGAAAGCACAGAAAAAGCTGCCGGAATTTTTCTATGAAGAGGAAATGAAACAGCTTTTTGATGCTTGTGATTCCAGCACTTCTCTTGGGCAAAGAAATAAAGCCCTTCTTGAATTATTATATGCAACCGGCATCCGTGTAAGTGAGTGCAGTCAAATCCGCTTAAAAGACCTGGATATGCATTTATCGACGGTTCTTGTACGGGGAAAGGGCAGCAAAGAACGATATGTTCCTTTCGGCAGCTTCGCCCAGGATGCAATTGACACATACATAAATCATGGACGTAAAGAATTGCTTGCAAATGGGAACGTGCAGGAAAATTTGTTTTTGAACGCCCGGGGCGGTCCTCTCACAGCAAGGGGAATCAGGACAATTCTTGACCGGATCATAGAGAAATCATCCTTAACAGGCAAAATTCATCCCCATATGCTTCGCCACACATTTGCGACGCATTTAATGGCTAATGGGGCTGACATGAGAACGGTCCAGGAATTGCTTGGACACGCATTTCTTTCTTCGACCCAGGTATATACACATGTTACGAATGAATACTTGAAAAAAACGTATATGGCCCATCATCCGCGGGCATAG
- the trmFO gene encoding FADH(2)-oxidizing methylenetetrahydrofolate--tRNA-(uracil(54)-C(5))-methyltransferase TrmFO has product MKDTAVNVIGAGLAGSEAAWQLASRGIKVNLYEMRPVRQTPAHHTDKFAELVCSNSLRANTLTNAVGVLKEEMRKLNSVIIHSADSSAVPAGGALAVDRHDFAARVTEQVKNHPNVTVINEEVTDIPEGPTVIATGPLTSEALSAKLKELSGEDYLYFYDAAAPILEKDSIDMNKVYLKSRYDKGEAAYLNCPMTEEEFDRFYEALTSAETVPLKEFEKEIFFEGCMPIEVMANRGKKTMLFGPMKPVGLEDPKTGKRPYAVVQLRQDDAAGTLYNIVGFQTHLKWGPQKEVIRLIPGLENAEIVRYGVMHRNTFINSPKVLRATYQFKNRDDLFFAGQMTGVEGYVESAASGLVAGINAARLVAGEDPIEFPHETAIGSMARYITTANPKSFQPMNANFGLFPELPEKIRGKKERNEKHAERALGTIQNFMKNL; this is encoded by the coding sequence ATGAAAGATACAGCAGTGAATGTAATTGGCGCAGGGTTGGCAGGCAGCGAGGCTGCTTGGCAGCTTGCCAGCAGGGGGATAAAGGTAAATTTATATGAAATGAGGCCGGTAAGGCAGACTCCTGCTCATCATACAGATAAATTTGCAGAACTTGTCTGCAGCAACTCCCTGCGTGCAAATACTTTAACAAATGCAGTCGGGGTATTAAAAGAAGAAATGAGAAAGCTGAATTCTGTCATTATCCATTCAGCTGACAGCAGTGCAGTTCCTGCCGGAGGCGCATTGGCAGTTGACCGCCATGATTTTGCTGCCCGTGTAACCGAACAAGTCAAAAACCATCCGAACGTAACCGTAATAAACGAAGAAGTGACAGATATTCCGGAAGGACCAACAGTTATTGCTACTGGACCGCTCACAAGTGAAGCTTTATCCGCAAAATTAAAAGAGCTGTCCGGGGAAGATTATTTATATTTTTATGATGCGGCTGCTCCAATTCTCGAAAAAGATTCAATCGATATGAATAAAGTTTATTTAAAATCACGTTATGATAAGGGAGAAGCGGCATATCTGAATTGTCCAATGACAGAAGAAGAATTTGACCGCTTTTATGAGGCTCTTACCTCAGCGGAAACAGTTCCATTAAAGGAATTTGAAAAGGAAATCTTTTTCGAGGGCTGTATGCCAATAGAAGTGATGGCAAACAGGGGGAAGAAAACCATGCTTTTCGGCCCGATGAAGCCTGTTGGTTTAGAAGATCCTAAAACAGGAAAAAGGCCATATGCAGTTGTCCAGCTTCGCCAGGATGATGCAGCAGGAACTCTTTATAATATAGTAGGTTTTCAGACACATCTGAAATGGGGTCCTCAAAAAGAAGTAATCCGATTGATTCCTGGACTTGAAAATGCTGAGATAGTAAGATATGGTGTTATGCACCGGAATACATTCATCAATTCTCCAAAAGTCCTTCGTGCAACATATCAGTTCAAGAATAGGGATGATTTATTCTTTGCAGGACAAATGACCGGAGTTGAAGGGTATGTGGAATCTGCAGCCAGCGGACTTGTGGCAGGCATTAATGCTGCAAGGCTTGTTGCAGGAGAAGATCCAATTGAATTTCCTCATGAAACGGCGATTGGAAGTATGGCTCGATATATTACTACAGCAAACCCGAAGAGTTTCCAGCCTATGAATGCTAATTTTGGTTTATTCCCGGAACTTCCTGAAAAAATCAGAGGAAAAAAAGAAAGAAATGAAAAACATGCAGAAAGAGCGTTGGGAACAATTCAGAACTTTATGAAAAATTTGTAA
- the dprA gene encoding DNA-processing protein DprA has translation MNEFNMRLTHLHHCRGMSWKMIYYILKTDPELKFLYNDAPRRIMPQVITTQETLSNALQDLHSDRIQEQIRQYSPNGIKAITIFDEEYPVLLKETYQPPWVLYARGDTSLLNSGVHLAVVGSRQATEYGEKAIQSIFPKLIEQGVIIVSGLAAGIDAIAHKETLKNKGKTIGVIAGGLFHIYPQANQKLAYEMMKNHLVISEYPPDTRPSRWQFPMRNRIISGISRGTLIIQAKSKSGSLITANYAVQEGREVFAVPGNIFSPFSCGTNELIQQGAKLVKSAEEILEEFPY, from the coding sequence ATGAATGAATTTAATATGAGGCTCACCCATCTCCACCACTGCAGAGGAATGAGCTGGAAGATGATTTATTACATCCTTAAAACAGATCCCGAATTGAAATTTCTGTATAATGATGCACCCCGCCGAATTATGCCCCAGGTAATCACTACTCAGGAAACACTTTCCAATGCACTCCAGGATCTGCATTCTGATCGAATCCAGGAACAAATACGCCAATACTCACCAAATGGCATTAAAGCCATTACAATTTTTGACGAGGAATATCCGGTACTGCTAAAAGAAACATACCAGCCGCCTTGGGTTTTATATGCCCGAGGTGATACCAGTCTTTTGAATAGCGGAGTCCACCTGGCCGTTGTTGGTTCCAGACAGGCAACAGAGTATGGCGAAAAAGCCATTCAGTCCATTTTCCCCAAGCTTATTGAACAGGGGGTTATTATTGTAAGCGGGCTGGCGGCCGGCATCGATGCCATTGCGCATAAGGAAACATTAAAAAATAAAGGAAAAACAATCGGTGTCATAGCCGGGGGCTTGTTTCATATTTATCCACAGGCAAACCAGAAGCTTGCTTATGAAATGATGAAAAACCATCTGGTTATATCTGAATATCCGCCAGACACAAGGCCTTCAAGATGGCAGTTTCCAATGAGAAACCGAATCATAAGCGGCATTAGCAGAGGGACACTGATTATTCAGGCGAAAAGCAAAAGCGGCTCCCTTATTACAGCTAATTATGCTGTGCAGGAAGGCCGGGAAGTGTTTGCAGTACCAGGGAATATTTTCAGTCCATTCTCATGCGGAACCAATGAGTTAATTCAGCAAGGCGCCAAACTGGTTAAATCAGCTGAAGAAATCTTAGAGGAATTCCCTTACTGA
- the sucD gene encoding succinate--CoA ligase subunit alpha: MSVFINKDTKVIVQGITGSTALFHTKQMLEYGTQIVGGVTPGKGGTEVEGVPVFNTVEKAVKATGANASVIYVPAPFAADAILEAVDAELDLAICITEHIPVLDMVKVKRYMEGKKTRLVGPNCPGVITPEECKIGIMPGYIHTKGHVGVVSRSGTLTYEAVHQLTQEGIGQSTAVGIGGDPVNGTNFIDVLKAFNEDPETYAVIMIGEIGGTAEEEAAEWVKENMTKPVVGFIGGRTAPPGKRMGHAGAIISGGKGTADEKIRVMNECGIQVADTPSVMGETLIKVLKEKGLYDQCKTH; the protein is encoded by the coding sequence GTGAGCGTATTTATTAATAAAGATACTAAAGTTATAGTTCAAGGGATTACCGGCTCAACAGCCCTCTTCCATACAAAGCAAATGCTTGAATACGGAACGCAAATTGTCGGCGGTGTAACTCCGGGTAAAGGCGGTACGGAAGTAGAGGGTGTTCCTGTCTTCAATACAGTGGAGAAAGCAGTTAAGGCTACAGGTGCAAATGCCTCCGTAATCTATGTTCCGGCTCCATTTGCTGCAGATGCTATTCTTGAGGCTGTAGATGCAGAATTGGATCTTGCTATTTGTATCACTGAGCATATTCCTGTATTGGATATGGTTAAAGTTAAGCGTTATATGGAAGGCAAGAAGACACGCCTAGTAGGTCCTAACTGTCCGGGTGTTATCACTCCTGAAGAGTGTAAGATCGGCATTATGCCTGGTTATATCCACACTAAAGGCCATGTTGGAGTTGTTTCCCGTTCCGGAACATTGACTTATGAAGCTGTACATCAGCTGACACAGGAAGGTATCGGCCAATCTACTGCTGTTGGAATCGGCGGAGACCCGGTTAACGGAACAAACTTCATTGATGTTTTAAAAGCATTCAATGAAGATCCTGAAACCTATGCTGTCATTATGATTGGTGAAATCGGCGGAACTGCTGAAGAAGAAGCTGCAGAATGGGTTAAAGAGAACATGACTAAGCCTGTTGTAGGCTTCATCGGTGGGCGCACTGCACCTCCAGGAAAGCGTATGGGCCATGCCGGCGCAATTATTTCAGGAGGCAAAGGAACAGCTGATGAAAAAATCCGTGTAATGAATGAATGCGGAATTCAGGTAGCTGATACTCCATCCGTAATGGGTGAAACCCTGATTAAGGTCCTGAAAGAAAAAGGCCTTTATGATCAGTGTAAAACACACTAA
- the sucC gene encoding ADP-forming succinate--CoA ligase subunit beta — protein MNIHEYQGKEVLRQYGVAVPNGKVAFTVEEAVEAAKELGTEVCVVKAQIHAGGRGKAGGVKVAKNLDEVRTYAGEILGKTLVTHQTGPEGKEVKRLLIEEGCDIKKEYYVGLVLDRATSRVVLMASEEGGTEIEEVAEQTPEKIFKEEIDPVLGLTAFQARRIAFNINIPSKLVGQAVKFMMGLYRAYIEKDCSIAEINPLVVTGDGKVMALDAKLNFDGNALYRQKDIMDLRDLEEEDAKEIEASKYDLSYISLDGNIGCMVNGAGLAMATMDIVKHYGGDPANFLDVGGGATAEKVTEAFKIILSDKNVKGIFVNIFGGIMKCDIIATGVVEAAKQVGLNVPLVVRLEGTNVEMGKKILAESDIDIIAAESMADGAQKIVSLVG, from the coding sequence ATGAATATACATGAGTACCAAGGTAAAGAAGTCCTCAGACAATACGGGGTAGCCGTTCCGAACGGAAAAGTTGCATTTACAGTTGAAGAAGCTGTTGAAGCTGCGAAAGAACTTGGCACTGAGGTGTGTGTGGTTAAAGCGCAAATCCATGCCGGAGGACGCGGTAAAGCTGGCGGTGTAAAAGTTGCCAAAAATCTTGACGAAGTTCGTACATATGCAGGTGAAATCTTAGGGAAAACACTTGTTACACATCAAACAGGCCCGGAAGGCAAGGAAGTAAAGCGTTTGCTTATTGAAGAGGGCTGTGACATTAAGAAGGAATATTATGTGGGCCTTGTACTGGACCGAGCTACATCACGCGTAGTATTAATGGCTTCAGAAGAGGGCGGTACAGAAATCGAAGAAGTGGCTGAACAAACGCCAGAAAAAATCTTCAAGGAAGAAATCGATCCTGTTCTTGGTTTAACAGCATTCCAGGCCCGCAGAATCGCTTTTAATATCAATATACCATCAAAGCTTGTCGGACAAGCTGTTAAATTCATGATGGGCTTATACAGAGCTTATATTGAAAAGGATTGCTCTATTGCTGAAATCAATCCATTAGTTGTAACTGGCGACGGCAAGGTTATGGCTCTGGATGCTAAGCTGAACTTTGATGGGAATGCCCTTTACCGTCAAAAAGACATCATGGATCTTCGTGACCTTGAAGAAGAGGATGCAAAGGAAATTGAAGCATCTAAATATGACCTAAGCTATATTTCCCTTGATGGAAACATCGGCTGTATGGTTAACGGTGCAGGTTTAGCGATGGCTACTATGGATATCGTTAAGCATTATGGCGGAGACCCGGCCAATTTCCTTGATGTTGGGGGCGGTGCAACAGCTGAGAAAGTAACAGAAGCTTTCAAAATCATCCTTTCTGATAAAAACGTTAAAGGTATTTTTGTAAATATCTTCGGCGGAATCATGAAGTGCGACATCATCGCCACTGGTGTAGTGGAAGCAGCGAAGCAAGTAGGCTTGAATGTGCCACTAGTTGTACGTCTGGAAGGCACGAATGTTGAAATGGGCAAGAAAATTCTTGCTGAATCCGATATCGATATTATCGCAGCTGAATCCATGGCTGACGGCGCACAAAAAATCGTTTCTTTAGTAGGCTAA
- a CDS encoding EscU/YscU/HrcU family type III secretion system export apparatus switch protein → MKKKRVEQRKEAVALTYDSESHGAPRISAKGKGLTAENILEKAKEHGIPVQEDPALVELLGKLNINEGIPEELYQAVAEVFAFIYRADQEAGKRENSK, encoded by the coding sequence ATGAAAAAAAAGCGTGTTGAACAAAGAAAAGAAGCGGTAGCATTAACATATGATTCTGAGAGTCATGGGGCACCCCGGATATCTGCGAAGGGGAAGGGTCTGACAGCGGAAAATATTCTTGAAAAAGCAAAGGAACATGGCATTCCGGTTCAGGAGGATCCTGCCCTTGTTGAGCTTCTCGGCAAGCTTAATATCAATGAAGGGATTCCTGAAGAACTTTATCAGGCTGTTGCTGAGGTATTTGCTTTCATCTACAGAGCTGATCAGGAGGCTGGAAAGAGGGAAAATAGTAAATAA
- a CDS encoding ribonuclease HII, giving the protein MAKLTIRQIEEKMKAIELEDDPFLQSIKQDDRKGVQELLVKWHSRQLLQKKIYEKHKEMTRYERQYRSQGFQLIAGIDEVGRGPLAGPVVAAAVILPENFYLPGLDDSKKVSERKREEYFEIINDEAEAVSVGIIEPEEIDRINIFEATKKAMLSAIEGLNPKPDFLLVDAVKLLTPYPLEAIIKGDGKSVTIAAASIIAKVTRDRMMAEIGKEFPQYGFGKNMGYGTKEHLEAITLHGITPYHRKSFAPIKDSYRN; this is encoded by the coding sequence ATGGCAAAGTTAACCATTCGCCAAATAGAAGAAAAGATGAAAGCAATTGAGTTAGAGGATGATCCGTTCCTTCAATCAATTAAACAGGATGACAGAAAAGGTGTGCAGGAGCTTTTAGTAAAATGGCATTCCCGCCAGCTGCTTCAAAAGAAGATATATGAGAAGCATAAAGAAATGACCCGGTATGAACGCCAGTACAGAAGCCAGGGTTTTCAATTAATTGCCGGAATAGATGAAGTCGGCAGAGGGCCGCTTGCGGGGCCGGTGGTAGCTGCAGCAGTTATTTTGCCTGAAAACTTTTATCTGCCGGGATTAGATGATTCAAAAAAAGTGTCTGAACGAAAAAGAGAAGAATATTTTGAAATCATTAACGATGAGGCTGAGGCGGTCAGCGTTGGGATCATTGAGCCAGAGGAAATCGACCGCATCAATATTTTTGAAGCGACAAAAAAGGCAATGCTGTCAGCGATTGAAGGCCTGAATCCGAAACCGGACTTCCTGCTTGTAGATGCCGTAAAACTTTTAACACCTTATCCACTGGAAGCAATCATTAAGGGAGATGGCAAAAGCGTTACGATTGCTGCAGCCTCGATCATAGCCAAGGTTACAAGAGACAGAATGATGGCTGAAATAGGCAAGGAGTTTCCACAATATGGATTCGGGAAAAATATGGGCTATGGGACTAAGGAGCATCTTGAAGCGATAACGCTTCATGGAATTACGCCTTATCACCGGAAAAGCTTTGCGCCAATAAAAGATTCTTATAGAAATTGA
- the ylqF gene encoding ribosome biogenesis GTPase YlqF, whose translation MTIQWFPGHMAKARRQVTEKLKLVDIIFELVDARIPYSSRNPMIDEIIQHKPRLVLLNKADMADKEATKKWIRHFENKGIRALAINSQAGQGMKEIVSASQEILQEKFDRMRAKGVKPRAIRAMIVGIPNAGKSTLINRLAKKNIARTGNTPGVTKAQQWIKVGKELELLDTPGILWPKFEDQEVGLKLALTGAIKDTILNLQDVAIYALRFLGDRYPDRLNDRYQIEEIPEDIVEVFDKIGRLRGCLMGGGEIDYDKVTELVIREFRSEKMGPITLELPDEMAVRNEAE comes from the coding sequence GTGACGATACAGTGGTTTCCCGGCCATATGGCGAAAGCCCGCAGGCAGGTTACAGAAAAATTAAAACTGGTCGATATCATCTTTGAGCTCGTTGATGCAAGGATTCCTTATTCATCACGAAATCCGATGATCGATGAAATCATTCAGCACAAACCCCGGCTTGTTTTGTTGAATAAAGCTGACATGGCTGATAAAGAAGCGACGAAAAAGTGGATCAGACATTTTGAAAATAAAGGCATAAGAGCGCTTGCAATAAACTCACAAGCCGGACAAGGCATGAAAGAAATCGTCTCCGCATCTCAGGAAATCCTTCAGGAGAAATTCGATCGAATGAGAGCGAAAGGTGTCAAGCCAAGGGCTATTCGTGCAATGATTGTTGGTATTCCGAACGCCGGAAAATCCACACTTATCAATCGCCTGGCCAAAAAGAATATTGCAAGGACAGGAAATACTCCCGGCGTTACGAAAGCGCAACAGTGGATAAAGGTAGGGAAAGAGCTGGAGCTGCTCGATACCCCGGGAATTTTATGGCCAAAATTCGAAGATCAGGAAGTGGGTCTTAAGCTTGCTCTGACAGGAGCGATCAAGGATACTATCTTAAATCTCCAGGATGTTGCCATATATGCCCTCCGTTTTCTCGGCGACAGATATCCGGATCGTCTGAATGACCGCTACCAGATCGAAGAAATCCCGGAAGATATCGTTGAAGTCTTTGATAAAATCGGCAGGCTGCGCGGCTGTCTGATGGGCGGCGGCGAAATTGATTATGATAAAGTAACAGAGCTGGTAATCAGGGAATTCCGATCTGAAAAAATGGGACCAATTACATTGGAGCTGCCGGACGAGATGGCAGTGCGGAATGAAGCTGAATAA
- the lepB gene encoding signal peptidase I, translated as MAKKKNELWEWTKALVIAVLLAAVIRYFLFAPIVVDGLSMMPTLHDQDRMIVNKFSYKIGEPERFDIIVFHAPENKDYIKRVIGLPGDKIEYKDDTLYVNGKAYEEPYLDEYKKQVIDGPLTEPFTLKEKIGQETVPEGHLFVMGDNRRFSKDSRHIGPVAMEEVLGDAGVIYWPIEDIRIVD; from the coding sequence ATGGCAAAAAAGAAAAATGAATTGTGGGAATGGACAAAAGCTCTTGTAATCGCAGTTCTGTTAGCGGCGGTCATAAGATATTTCTTATTTGCTCCAATTGTGGTTGATGGCTTGTCCATGATGCCAACATTGCATGACCAGGACCGGATGATTGTGAATAAATTCAGCTATAAAATTGGTGAACCTGAGCGCTTTGATATAATTGTGTTCCATGCACCTGAAAACAAAGATTACATCAAACGAGTAATTGGCCTCCCGGGAGACAAGATTGAATATAAAGATGATACTCTTTATGTTAACGGAAAAGCTTATGAGGAGCCATACCTGGATGAATATAAGAAGCAGGTAATTGACGGACCGCTGACGGAGCCGTTTACTTTAAAAGAAAAGATAGGACAGGAAACAGTGCCAGAAGGCCACTTGTTTGTAATGGGTGACAACCGCCGCTTCAGCAAGGACAGCCGTCACATTGGCCCTGTTGCTATGGAAGAAGTCCTTGGCGATGCCGGAGTAATATATTGGCCTATAGAGGACATTCGGATCGTTGATTAA
- the rplS gene encoding 50S ribosomal protein L19, translated as MQKLIEEITKEQLRTDLPSFRPGDTVRVHVSIVEGTRERVQVYEGVVIKRRGGGISETFTVRKISYGVGVERTFPVHTPKIAKLEVIRRGKVRRAKLYYLRNLRGKKARIKEIR; from the coding sequence ATGCAAAAGTTAATTGAAGAAATCACAAAAGAACAGCTTCGTACTGACCTTCCGTCTTTCCGTCCTGGTGATACTGTACGTGTACACGTAAGTATTGTTGAGGGAACTCGTGAACGTGTTCAGGTATACGAAGGTGTTGTGATTAAGCGTCGTGGTGGTGGAATCAGCGAAACTTTCACAGTTCGTAAGATTTCTTACGGTGTAGGCGTTGAGCGTACATTCCCTGTGCACACACCTAAGATTGCGAAGCTTGAAGTTATCCGCCGCGGTAAAGTCCGCCGTGCGAAACTTTACTACCTGCGTAACCTTCGCGGTAAAAAAGCTCGTATCAAAGAAATTCGATAA
- the trmD gene encoding tRNA (guanosine(37)-N1)-methyltransferase TrmD, whose product MNIDVLTLFPEMFEGVFGHSILKKAAENEAVTYNVVNFREYADNKHKTVDDYPYGGGAGMVLKPQPIFDAVEDLRSKSGASPRVILLCPQGERYTQKKAEELAEADHLIFVCGHYEGYDERIREHVVTDEISIGDFVLTGGELGAMVVIDSVVRLLPGVLGNQESHMKDSFSTGFLEHPHYTRPADFRGIKVPDVLMSGNHRLVEEWRAKESLRRTYLRRPDLLEDAELTSEQQKWLNEIKKEDK is encoded by the coding sequence ATGAATATTGATGTGCTCACGCTGTTTCCTGAAATGTTTGAAGGGGTCTTTGGGCATTCCATATTAAAAAAAGCCGCAGAAAATGAAGCGGTAACGTACAATGTGGTCAACTTTAGGGAGTATGCCGACAATAAGCACAAAACCGTTGATGATTACCCATATGGCGGAGGAGCGGGGATGGTTTTAAAACCGCAGCCGATATTTGATGCGGTTGAGGATCTTCGCAGTAAAAGCGGTGCGTCTCCGAGGGTTATCCTGCTGTGTCCCCAAGGGGAACGCTATACGCAAAAAAAAGCCGAAGAACTGGCAGAAGCAGATCACCTGATTTTTGTATGCGGCCATTACGAGGGGTATGATGAAAGAATACGTGAACATGTTGTGACAGATGAAATTTCAATTGGTGATTTTGTGCTGACTGGCGGAGAGCTTGGAGCGATGGTTGTAATCGACAGTGTCGTCCGATTGCTGCCTGGTGTATTAGGCAATCAGGAATCTCATATGAAAGATTCTTTTAGCACAGGGTTTCTTGAACATCCTCATTATACGCGTCCTGCCGACTTCAGAGGCATTAAAGTGCCTGATGTTCTCATGTCAGGCAATCACCGCCTTGTCGAAGAATGGAGAGCCAAAGAATCCTTGAGAAGAACGTATTTAAGAAGACCTGATCTTCTTGAAGATGCAGAATTAACAAGTGAACAGCAAAAATGGCTAAATGAAATAAAAAAAGAAGATAAATAA
- the rimM gene encoding ribosome maturation factor RimM (Essential for efficient processing of 16S rRNA) — MQKWFNVGKIVNTHGIKGEARVISKTDFAEERYKPGNKLYLFMPDTKGDPVELTVKSHRTHKSFNLLTFEGYENINQIEKMKGGILKISEDQLSDLEEDEFYYHEIIGCTVETLDGEEVGKIKEILSPGANDVWVIKAKGGKEILIPYIEDVVKEVNVEDKLVKINAIEGLLS, encoded by the coding sequence ATGCAGAAATGGTTTAACGTTGGAAAAATTGTGAACACCCATGGCATTAAAGGGGAAGCGAGAGTCATTTCAAAAACAGACTTTGCTGAAGAGAGGTATAAGCCGGGAAATAAACTTTATTTGTTCATGCCTGACACAAAAGGTGATCCCGTTGAGCTGACAGTGAAATCACACCGCACTCATAAATCGTTTAATCTGCTTACCTTTGAAGGATACGAGAACATCAATCAGATTGAAAAAATGAAGGGCGGCATTCTGAAAATTTCAGAAGATCAGCTTAGCGATCTTGAAGAGGATGAATTTTACTACCATGAAATCATAGGCTGTACGGTTGAAACGCTTGATGGAGAAGAAGTAGGCAAAATTAAAGAAATTCTTTCTCCCGGAGCGAATGATGTATGGGTAATAAAAGCAAAAGGCGGTAAGGAAATTCTAATCCCATATATTGAAGATGTTGTTAAGGAAGTTAATGTGGAAGATAAACTTGTGAAAATTAATGCGATTGAAGGATTGCTTTCATGA
- a CDS encoding YlqD family protein — protein MNIIQTVTVKQVLTENSKHELLEGYAAKKKQLQKECDQLRFELKKQEKTKKLHPAILKQHFEKEIQMRHEKVQLLDFQIEQLHMLPLGSELKEKEVQAIIEVQKGTPWEEIEKGKTIIIRDGIVDEIR, from the coding sequence ATGAACATTATCCAAACGGTTACAGTTAAGCAGGTGCTGACAGAGAACAGCAAGCACGAACTGCTGGAAGGCTATGCGGCCAAAAAAAAGCAGCTTCAGAAAGAATGTGATCAGCTGAGGTTTGAACTGAAAAAGCAGGAAAAAACCAAAAAGCTGCATCCTGCCATTCTGAAACAGCACTTTGAAAAGGAAATTCAAATGAGGCATGAAAAAGTCCAGCTGCTGGATTTTCAAATAGAACAATTACATATGCTACCATTAGGAAGTGAATTAAAAGAAAAAGAAGTCCAGGCGATTATCGAGGTTCAAAAGGGTACCCCCTGGGAAGAGATAGAAAAAGGGAAAACAATCATCATAAGAGATGGAATTGTTGATGAAATACGCTAG